In the genome of Delphinus delphis chromosome 15, mDelDel1.2, whole genome shotgun sequence, one region contains:
- the LOC132438486 gene encoding antileukoproteinase-like, whose protein sequence is MTFSGLFPFVLLALGTLAPWAVEGAGNALKAGDCPPRKPAQCLKYEKPKCSIDRPCPEKKKCCPDACGMTCLDPVNILNPVEEKPGMCPVSLTRCMMLNPPNRCETDSQCMGELKCCESFCGKECLLPVKA, encoded by the exons ATGACGTTCAGTGGTCTCTTCCCCTTCGTGCTTCTTGCCCTGGGAACCCTGGCACCTTGGGCTGTGGAAGGTGCTGGAAATG CTTTGAAAGCTGGAGACTGCCCTCCTAGAAAACCTGCCCAGTGCCTTAAATATGAGAAACCCAAGTGCAGCATTGACCGTCCGTGTccagagaagaagaaatgttGCCCTGATGCTTGCGGAATGACATGCCTGGATCCTGTCAACATCTTGAACCCag TTGAGGAGAAGCCTGGGATGTGTCCAGTGTCCCTCACCCGATGTATGATGCTTAACCCCCCCAATCGATGTGAGACAGACAGCCAGTGCATGGGTGAATTAAAGTGCTGCGAGAGCTTTTGTGGGAAAGAATGCCTGCTCCCTGTGAAAG CCTGA